One genomic region from Haloarcula taiwanensis encodes:
- a CDS encoding alpha amylase: protein MVEHGWHEDAVIYTLDVKTFNDSNGDGWGDFRGLIEKLDYIEDLGVTCLWLRPFYPSPLRDNGYDVADYYSVHDRMGTLADFRELTDRAHDRGIRVLTDLVFNHTSIDHEWFQRARGDPDSKYHDYYLWTSHLDDAYQTTNIFPDREDGVWSYDEVAGKHYFHQFYHHQPDLNVANPAVRDEIHDVMRFWLDQGADGFRIDAAHPMLLPKGHNGTTEDIELFKELKRVVRETKDHAILIAEADDQPEHLDYYFGDGEAFDLLFNFVLNAHMVYGVGVRDTWPLHRANEVLPDISGIGQWANFLRNHDEWNLLKLPHEALEHAREYFGPDDGSSWIFGRGHRLRLADLLGHDHDRIAMAHSLLFAYPGTPVILSGDEIGMGSDLWLDERESVRTPMQWDDTENGGFSTAAREDCYNPPVVGKEYSFEHINVADQQADPDSLLSHIQRLVAARKRNPELSGGDLHLIESGHKDVPVHRVDTGDTAFIFAHNFADEYREAVLQWEVPDADTSKAVGDGGYHIEDGGVTFLLDPCDYVWLRGDKRDW, encoded by the coding sequence ATGGTCGAACACGGCTGGCACGAGGACGCGGTCATCTACACACTGGACGTAAAGACGTTCAACGACAGCAACGGCGACGGCTGGGGCGATTTCCGGGGCCTCATCGAGAAGCTCGATTACATCGAGGACCTCGGCGTGACCTGCCTCTGGCTCCGCCCGTTCTATCCGAGTCCACTCCGGGACAACGGGTACGACGTCGCCGACTACTACAGCGTCCACGACCGGATGGGAACACTGGCAGACTTCCGAGAACTCACCGACCGCGCCCACGACCGCGGCATCCGTGTCCTCACCGACCTCGTGTTCAACCATACCTCGATCGACCACGAGTGGTTCCAGCGCGCCCGCGGGGACCCGGACTCGAAGTACCACGACTACTACCTCTGGACTAGCCACCTCGACGATGCGTACCAGACGACCAACATTTTCCCCGACCGCGAGGACGGCGTCTGGAGCTACGACGAGGTCGCCGGCAAGCACTACTTCCACCAGTTCTACCACCATCAGCCGGACCTCAACGTCGCCAACCCCGCTGTCCGCGACGAAATCCACGACGTGATGCGCTTCTGGCTGGACCAGGGAGCAGACGGTTTCCGTATTGACGCCGCCCACCCGATGCTGCTGCCGAAGGGGCACAACGGGACAACCGAGGACATCGAGCTGTTCAAAGAACTGAAACGCGTCGTCAGGGAGACGAAGGACCACGCCATCCTCATCGCCGAGGCCGACGACCAGCCCGAACACCTCGATTACTACTTCGGTGACGGCGAGGCGTTCGACCTCCTGTTCAATTTCGTCCTGAACGCTCACATGGTGTACGGCGTCGGCGTCAGAGACACCTGGCCACTCCACCGCGCGAACGAGGTCCTGCCGGACATCTCAGGGATCGGACAGTGGGCGAACTTCCTCCGGAACCACGACGAGTGGAACCTCCTGAAACTCCCCCACGAAGCGCTGGAACACGCCCGGGAGTACTTTGGCCCCGATGACGGTTCCTCGTGGATTTTCGGTCGGGGTCACCGGCTCCGGCTGGCAGACCTCCTCGGCCACGACCACGACCGCATCGCGATGGCTCACAGCCTCCTCTTTGCGTATCCGGGGACACCGGTCATCCTCTCCGGCGACGAGATCGGCATGGGCTCGGACCTGTGGCTCGACGAACGGGAGTCTGTCCGGACGCCGATGCAGTGGGACGACACCGAGAACGGCGGCTTCTCGACGGCCGCTCGCGAGGACTGCTACAACCCGCCGGTCGTCGGGAAGGAGTACAGCTTCGAGCACATCAACGTCGCTGACCAGCAAGCCGACCCTGACTCGCTGCTGTCACACATCCAGCGTCTCGTCGCGGCCCGCAAGCGCAACCCAGAACTCAGCGGCGGCGACCTCCATCTGATCGAATCGGGCCACAAGGACGTGCCCGTTCACCGCGTCGACACCGGTGACACCGCCTTCATCTTCGCCCATAACTTCGCCGACGAGTACCGCGAAGCCGTCCTCCAGTGGGAAGTCCCCGACGCCGACACGTCGAAGGCAGTCGGTGACGGCGGCTATCACATCGAGGACGGCGGCGTCACCTTCCTGCTGGATCCGTGTGACTACGTCTGGCTCCGTGGCGATAAGCGCGACTGGTGA
- a CDS encoding Fe-S cluster assembly protein SufD, with protein sequence MSTQVHANLTEAQVEQISDDLGEPEWLLETRKDALAALEELEMPDVIRTPGRTWTNLDALEYESLVDPLDYAQDKDRVDAEGVEVLSWSEALDEHEDLVEEHFGSTVDPQRDYLTALSTALFSAGTVVYVPEGVDAEDVKIRTTMNSQSLFNYTLVLAEESSSVTILERQQTGETTDADQYYSGIVEVVAEENAYVQYGALQNLSEETYNFQVKRGHADTYATVNWIDGNIGSRLTKSNVETRLLGDSSESQILGAFFGHEDQHFDIASRVWHEAEHTIADLVTRGVLDDDARSVYEGVQDVGREAWDTSSYQRENTLMLSDDSEADASPKLIINNHDTEASHSATVGQVDEEDMFYMTSRGVDPESAKNMLVEGFYVPVLEEVQVDELREDLDQLIYERLRE encoded by the coding sequence ATGAGTACGCAGGTACACGCCAATCTCACAGAGGCCCAAGTGGAACAGATTTCAGACGATCTCGGCGAGCCGGAGTGGCTGCTTGAGACGCGAAAGGACGCGCTCGCGGCGCTCGAAGAGCTCGAAATGCCGGACGTTATCCGGACGCCGGGTCGGACGTGGACGAACCTCGACGCGCTCGAATACGAGTCGCTGGTCGACCCGCTCGACTACGCACAGGACAAGGACCGCGTCGACGCCGAGGGCGTCGAGGTCCTCTCTTGGAGCGAGGCGCTCGACGAGCACGAAGACCTCGTTGAGGAGCACTTCGGCAGTACCGTCGACCCGCAGCGAGACTACCTCACCGCGCTGTCGACGGCCCTGTTCTCGGCCGGGACGGTCGTCTACGTCCCCGAGGGCGTCGATGCCGAGGACGTGAAGATCCGGACGACGATGAACAGCCAGTCGCTGTTCAACTACACGCTCGTCCTCGCCGAGGAGTCCTCCTCGGTCACGATTCTGGAACGCCAGCAGACCGGCGAGACGACCGACGCTGACCAGTACTACTCTGGTATCGTCGAGGTCGTCGCCGAGGAGAACGCCTACGTCCAGTACGGCGCGCTCCAGAACCTCTCGGAAGAGACCTACAACTTCCAGGTCAAGCGCGGCCACGCCGACACCTACGCCACGGTCAACTGGATCGACGGCAACATCGGCTCCCGACTGACCAAGTCTAACGTCGAGACCCGACTGCTGGGTGACTCCTCCGAGTCCCAGATTCTCGGAGCCTTCTTCGGCCACGAGGACCAGCACTTCGACATCGCGTCGCGTGTCTGGCACGAGGCCGAACACACTATCGCCGACCTCGTCACCCGCGGCGTCCTCGACGATGACGCCCGCTCGGTGTACGAGGGCGTGCAGGATGTCGGTCGTGAGGCCTGGGACACGTCGTCCTACCAGCGTGAGAACACGCTCATGCTCTCCGACGATTCCGAGGCCGACGCGTCGCCGAAGCTCATCATCAACAACCACGACACCGAGGCCTCCCACTCCGCGACGGTCGGGCAGGTCGACGAAGAGGACATGTTCTACATGACCTCCCGCGGTGTCGACCCCGAGAGCGCGAAGAACATGCTCGTCGAAGGGTTCTACGTCCCGGTACTCGAAGAGGTGCAGGTCGACGAACTCCGCGAAGACCTCGACCAGCTCATCTACGAGCGTCTTCGGGAGTAA
- a CDS encoding Fe-S cluster assembly protein SufB: MSSDQDHLKETDTEKRFEFKKEEKSAFEAEKGLTEETIRVISEDKDEPEWMLERRLRALEQYKEMPMPDGWPGAPDLSEVDVDEIVPYIRPDIETRGGVDDWNDLPEEIQDTFDKLGIPEAEKNALSGVGAQYESEIVYQNMQERWEEKGVIFCDMDKAVQEHEDILKEYFMTKAVPPSDNKFAALHGAIWSGGSFVYVPEDTTVDMPVQAYFRMNSDGMGQFEHTLIIAEENSEVHYIEGCSAPKYSEFNLHSGGVEVFVKENAHVQYSTVQNWSKNTYNLNTKRAICEADGTMEWVSGSMGSKATMLYPSTVLKGPGATDNHITIAFAGEGQDIDTGAKVYHNAPETKSTIESKSISKDGGRTNYRGLVHIADGAEDSSTSVECDALMFDNESTSDTMPYMEIQESKVDVAHEATVGKIGDEDVFYLQSRGLDDDDAKQMIVAGFIEPITEELPIEYAVELNRLIELEMEGSLG, encoded by the coding sequence ATGAGTTCAGATCAAGACCACCTCAAGGAAACGGACACCGAGAAGCGCTTCGAGTTCAAGAAAGAGGAGAAGTCCGCCTTCGAAGCCGAGAAGGGCCTCACGGAGGAGACCATCCGGGTCATCTCCGAAGACAAGGACGAGCCCGAATGGATGCTCGAACGCCGCCTTCGCGCGCTCGAACAGTACAAGGAGATGCCGATGCCGGACGGCTGGCCGGGCGCGCCCGACCTCTCCGAGGTCGACGTGGACGAAATCGTCCCGTACATCCGCCCCGACATCGAGACACGCGGCGGCGTCGACGACTGGAACGACCTCCCAGAGGAGATTCAGGACACCTTCGACAAACTGGGCATCCCGGAAGCCGAGAAGAACGCGCTCTCAGGCGTCGGCGCGCAGTACGAGTCCGAGATCGTCTACCAGAACATGCAGGAGCGCTGGGAGGAGAAGGGTGTCATCTTCTGTGACATGGACAAGGCCGTCCAGGAACACGAAGACATCCTCAAAGAGTACTTCATGACCAAGGCCGTGCCGCCGAGCGACAACAAGTTCGCGGCGCTGCACGGCGCTATCTGGTCCGGTGGGTCGTTCGTCTACGTCCCCGAGGACACCACGGTCGATATGCCGGTCCAGGCGTACTTCCGCATGAACTCCGACGGCATGGGCCAGTTCGAGCACACGCTCATCATCGCCGAGGAGAACTCCGAAGTCCACTACATCGAGGGCTGTTCCGCCCCGAAGTACTCGGAGTTCAACCTTCACTCCGGCGGCGTCGAAGTGTTCGTCAAGGAGAACGCTCACGTCCAGTACTCGACCGTGCAGAACTGGTCGAAGAACACGTACAACCTCAACACCAAGCGCGCCATCTGCGAGGCCGACGGCACGATGGAGTGGGTCTCGGGCAGCATGGGCTCGAAGGCCACGATGCTGTACCCCTCGACCGTCCTCAAAGGGCCCGGCGCGACGGACAACCACATCACCATCGCCTTCGCCGGCGAGGGCCAGGACATCGACACGGGAGCGAAGGTCTACCACAACGCCCCAGAGACGAAGTCCACCATCGAGTCCAAGTCCATCAGCAAGGACGGCGGCCGCACGAACTACCGCGGTCTCGTCCACATCGCTGACGGTGCCGAAGACTCTTCGACCTCCGTCGAGTGTGACGCCCTGATGTTCGACAACGAGTCCACGTCGGACACGATGCCGTACATGGAGATTCAGGAGTCCAAGGTCGACGTTGCCCACGAGGCGACTGTCGGCAAGATCGGTGACGAGGACGTCTTCTACCTCCAGTCCCGCGGACTGGACGACGACGACGCAAAGCAGATGATCGTCGCCGGCTTCATCGAGCCGATCACGGAGGAACTGCCGATTGAGTACGCCGTTGAGCTGAACCGCCTCATTGAGCTTGAGATGGAGGGGTCGCTCGGATAA
- a CDS encoding ABC transporter ATP-binding protein, producing MAKLEINNLHAEVAEEDGETILRGVDLEVESGEIHALMGPNGSGKSTTAKIIAGHPAYEVTDGEVLIHLEEDEFGDEEIPEDLRTWDLLDLEPNERAALGIFLGFQYPAEIEGVTMVNFLRTALNAKLEEREELFEDDDEEEADAEGGDTNEDAAGYDTSPMEGNVEEGEIGVAEFQEILQEKMEQLDMDEKFASRYLNAGFSGGEKKQNEVLQAAILEPSIAVLDEIDSGLDIDRLQDVSNGINALRDEQGAGILQITHYQRILDYVEPDHVHVMLDGQIATSGGAELAEKLEDEGYDWVREEAYEAA from the coding sequence ATGGCGAAACTCGAAATCAACAATCTCCACGCAGAAGTCGCAGAAGAGGACGGTGAGACGATTCTCCGCGGTGTCGACCTCGAAGTCGAGTCCGGTGAGATCCACGCGCTGATGGGTCCAAACGGCTCAGGCAAGTCCACAACGGCGAAGATCATTGCCGGCCACCCTGCCTACGAGGTAACCGACGGCGAAGTGCTCATCCACCTCGAAGAGGACGAGTTCGGCGACGAGGAGATCCCAGAAGATCTCCGCACCTGGGACCTGCTCGACCTCGAACCGAACGAGCGCGCCGCGCTCGGTATCTTCCTCGGCTTCCAGTACCCGGCCGAGATCGAAGGAGTCACCATGGTGAACTTCCTCCGCACCGCGCTCAACGCCAAGCTCGAAGAGCGCGAGGAACTGTTCGAGGACGACGACGAAGAGGAAGCTGACGCAGAGGGCGGCGACACCAACGAGGACGCCGCCGGCTACGACACCTCCCCGATGGAGGGCAACGTCGAAGAAGGAGAAATCGGCGTCGCCGAGTTCCAGGAAATCCTCCAGGAGAAGATGGAGCAGCTGGACATGGACGAGAAGTTCGCGTCCCGGTATCTCAACGCTGGCTTCTCGGGTGGCGAGAAGAAGCAAAACGAGGTCCTCCAGGCCGCGATTCTCGAGCCCTCGATTGCCGTGCTCGACGAAATCGACTCCGGACTGGACATCGACCGACTGCAGGACGTCTCCAACGGCATCAACGCGCTCCGTGACGAGCAGGGCGCAGGCATCCTCCAGATTACCCACTACCAGCGCATCCTCGACTACGTCGAACCCGACCACGTCCACGTGATGCTCGACGGCCAGATCGCCACTTCCGGTGGTGCCGAACTCGCCGAAAAGCTCGAAGACGAGGGGTACGACTGGGTCCGAGAGGAAGCCTACGAGGCCGCGTAA